A region of Salvia splendens isolate huo1 chromosome 17, SspV2, whole genome shotgun sequence DNA encodes the following proteins:
- the LOC121775323 gene encoding G-type lectin S-receptor-like serine/threonine-protein kinase SD1-13, whose protein sequence is MLLSQNVRTGKQVLVTAWKSATDPGTGSFTGGLDAMRGPPQLVTYNEGRLLWRSGPWNGLIFVGIKEMFYAYLDMYFKVYNDSAGNFFYTRPQNDALLTIAVINSSGIAIRKVWNGVEKRWDIGGAYPENECDFYGKCGVFGSCNALELPICSCLRGFEPVNEEEWGRGNWTNGCRRKNQLQCGEDGFERMRHMKVPDFPMPLPSRIQDECRTTCLGNCSCIAYAYDGNIGCMFWSDTLIDTQEFDGVGVDLYVRLSASEFDSHKERKLYIIIGVAVGFFCMSIVMFIAWWLIVKRKGNKAQDSSILEAGQMFTTDSTAIVLKNESKEVNIGDLPKFTFEMLANATNQFHLDNLLGRGGFGPVYKGVLANEKEIAVKRLSAESGQGMQEFMNEVILISKLQHKNLVKLLGGCVEKEEKILIYEYMPNKSLDACLFGPTNPTKKLLDWNMRYSIIEGIGRGILYLHRDSRLRIIHRDLKPSNVLLDKDWNPKISDFGMARIFGGNEDHGSTARVVGTYGYMAPEYGMEGRFSEKSDVYSFGVLILEIIKGKKNTHYFNDELSLSLIGCAWKMWNESNGLSFVEESIASRETEEEMVRCIQIGLLCVQEYPKDRPSIEIVLSMLSRDIVELPLPKQPVFAENGSTPGPNGSTQQNVYSNNELTLSVLDGR, encoded by the exons ATGCTATTAAGCCAGAACGTGAGGACAGGGAAGCAGGTGTTGGTGACGGCATGGAAAAGTGCCACAGACCCCGGGACAGGGAGCTTCACTGGGGGCCTTGATGCCATGAGAGGGCCCCCACAGCTTGTCACGTATAACGAGGGGCGCCTGCTCTGGAGGAGCGGGCCGTGGAACGGCCTGATATTTGTCGGGATAAAAGAAATGTTCTACGCCTACTTAGATATGTACTTTAAAGTGTACAATGATAGTGCTGGCAATTTCTTCTACACAAGGCCGCAGAATGATGCGTTATTAACAATCGCCGTGATTAATTCTTCAGGAATTGCGATTCGGAAGGTGTGGAATGGCGTGGAGAAGAGATGGGACATCGGGGGGGCGTATCCTGAAAACGAGTGCGATTTTTATGGAAAGTGTGGGGTGTTTGGTAGCTGCAATGCTCTGGAATTGCCTATTTGTAGTTGTTTGAGAGGATTTGAGCCGGTAAATGAGGAAGAATGGGGGAGAGGGAATTGGACTAATGGATGCAGGAGGAAGAACCAGTTGCAATGTggagaagatggatttgagagGATGCGGCATATGAAGGTTCCTGACTTTCCTATGCCCTTGCCTTCTAGGATTCAAGATGAGTGTCGAACCACATGTCTGGGGAACTGCTCCTGTATAGCTTATGCTTATGATGGTAACATTGGTTGTATGTTTTGGAGTGATACCTTGATTGACACTCAGGAGTTCGACGGTGTTGGTGTTGACCTCTACGTTCGTCTCTCTGCTTCAGAATTCG ATAGCCACAAGGAGAGAAAGTTGTACATCATAATTGGAGTAGCTGTGGGTTTTTTTTGCATGTCTATTGTGATGTTTATTGCTTGGTGGTTGATAGTGAAAAGGAAAG GGAACAAGGCGCAAGATTCAAGTATTCTGGAAGCAGGACAGATGTTCACGACGGATTCAACTGCAATCGTACTGAAAAATGAATCGAAGGAGGTTAATATTGGCGATTTGCCAAAGTTCACCTTTGAGATGCTTGCTAATGCAACAAACCAATTCCACTTAGACAATCTTCTCGGGAGGGGAGGTTTCGGTCCTGTTTACAAG GGAGTTCTGGCAAACGAGAAAGAAATTGCTGTGAAAAGACTATCCGCGGAATCTGGACAAGGGATGCAAGAATTCATGAATGAAGTAATTCTTATTTCCAAACTCCAACACAAGAATCTTGTGAAACTGCTGGGAGGTTGTGTtgagaaagaagagaagattCTGATATACGAATACATGCCAAACAAAAGCTTGGACGCTTGTCTCTTTG GTCCTACAAATCCAACAAAGAAGTTGTTAGATTGGAATATGCGTTACAGCATTATCGAGGGCATTGGGAGAGGCATTCTGTATCTTCACAGAGACTCAAGACTAAGGATCATTCACAGAGACCTCAAGCCAAGTAATGTTCTGCTAGACAAGGACTGGAATCCAAAGATCTCCGATTTTGGGATGGCAAGAATATTCGGAGGCAATGAAGACCATGGCAGTACTGCTAGAGTTGTGGGAACATA TGGATACATGGCGCCAGAGTATGGAATGGAAGGCAGATTTTCAGAAAAATCTGATGTATACAGCTTCGGTGTGCTGATTCTGGAGAttataaaaggaaaaaagaacACACACTATTTCAATGATGAATTGTCCTTGAGCCTTATTGGATGT GCATGGAAAATGTGGAATGAGAGTAACGGCTTGAGTTTCGTTGAGGAAAGCATTGCAAGTAGGGAGACGGAGGAAGAGATGGTTCGATGTATTCAGATAGGGCTGCTTTGTGTCCAAGAATATCCCAAGGATAGACCTTCCATTGAAATCGTGCTGTCGATGTTGAGTCGTGATATTGTGGAGTTGCCACTGCCCAAGCAGCCCGTGTTTGCTGAGAATGGTTCGACACCAGGCCCCAATGGATCAACACAGCAAAATGTCTACTCCAATAACGAGCTCACTCTTAGTGTGCTTGATGGACGATAA